DNA from Flavobacterium aestivum:
TTCACCATACAATTCCAAACTCACGTTATAACCTTTTTGCCATAAACCTTCTACCAACTGAATAGCATACAATGGTTTTTTCCCTTTTGATAAGGTTCCTACAAATACAAAATTAATTACCCCTTTTAAATCCAATGGTTTAATTAATTCTTTTTCTTTTTCAGAATAAGAAGCTGTAAAAAAAGGAAGAATATTTTTAGTACTTCCTTGCCATACTCCATAAACTAAAACCTGCATATTGCGGGTCAAAAAAGTGTTACTCAAAATCCACTTTTGCAAACAATAACTCCAAGGCTGTTTTGATTTTGGATCCCAATTTCCAGCATACTTGGCCGTTTTAGGTTTACTGGGAAATAAAATTTGAACCAAACATCCCAACAAACCAATATTGCCGGGACAACGCAAATGTATATGATCAGCTTCTTTCATGGCCTTAAAAATTTGCCAACTTATTTTTGGGATTTTTAAAATCGCATTACAAATGGATTTAAAACCCAATAGATTAATATTCTCAATCTTGAAAAACTTAATATTCTCTTGATTATATGGACTATCAATTGCCGTATTTGAAGCTTGAATAATAGGCGCAACAATAATTACCTCATCAACATATTTTGACCAAACATTCATTTCACGAACATAAGGAGCATAACCAAAATACTGGTTATTCTTTTTGATATGATTGACATGGGTAATAATTGTAAAAATCATTACTTTTGGATTAAATCGTTTTGTCTACAATAGATAATATTCTCTTAATGTAATTTCGAGGATGTAAATAATTATCACTCCAAATTAAATTATTATGTCCCATTTCCAGATATTTATTTTCATTAAGCAAATATTCGATTTTTTCAGGCAACTCCATATAAGAGCTGCGAGAACTTAATTTTTCGTAATTTACATGCTCATCAAATTTATCTATAGAAACATTTAATGGAGTTGTTATAACAGCTTTTCCAAACAATAAATATTCGCCAATTTTCCATCCCGGAGTGTCTTTAAGACCATCATCGGCAATACAAATATTATAATTATTTAACATGTTAAAATAATTGTTTTTATTTGAACATTTAGAATCTAATAATAAATCCGGAGCTAGTTGTTTAGACAGATGATCAGCAAATAAACCTACCGAAGCATTTTTAAATGTCTTTTTTATAATACGACAAGCATTAATTCTAAACTCATTTTGATTTCTTCTACGTTCTTTCTCATCTTCATCTGAATGATTATCAGGATTCCACAATCTTGTTTGAAAAATAATATTACCTCCAAAATCGATTTCTCTTTTAGGGTATCTTTTAATATCTAAAACAGCATGTGATGAATTTGTAAATATCGAAAACCTGTCTAATGCCCTTATTACTTCTGTTCTGCTACTCCTATCAAATAAAAAATCTGATTTTAAATTCAGAAGCAATAAATGACTTTTATATGCCATTGGGACATTAAAATTTAATGGATATACATTAGCAATTTTATCTTTAGGAAGCAGTGATCTTTTAAAATAATAATCAAATTTTTCAGGAATATCTATAAATTTAGTATCATCAGAATAATCAAAAAAAACAGTCTTATTATCGATATATAAAACTGCACCATTAAATTTTATATTATTGTTTCGAATAATGTCAACATTTATTTTCTCTATTTTGCAAAAATAAAAGTAGGAATATATGAGCTGATTTAAATGATGTGTCCAAGATGAAAATTCTAATTTCATAATTGTTATTTTTACATTATAGTAAATTATTTGAAAAAATTGGTTTATTAAATAACAAACTCCACCACCCAACTGTTCTTCCTAATGCTTCCGTAACAGCTCCTTTTTTATTACTGTCATTAATTACATTAGTAAATCTAATTAATATCAGCAAAATAGTTATAGCATTCCATTTGTATCGATCTTTAAAACTTGGGGTTGGGTTCTTTATTCTCCATACATACCAACCATTTCTTACTACCATTTTACCGTATTTATACTGATTGGGACGTCCAGACTCAGCGTGATAGTGTGATAATTGAGCTGCAGTGTTCAAATACAAATTTCCGCTTTTTGAAACTC
Protein-coding regions in this window:
- a CDS encoding glycosyltransferase family 4 protein, with protein sequence MIFTIITHVNHIKKNNQYFGYAPYVREMNVWSKYVDEVIIVAPIIQASNTAIDSPYNQENIKFFKIENINLLGFKSICNAILKIPKISWQIFKAMKEADHIHLRCPGNIGLLGCLVQILFPSKPKTAKYAGNWDPKSKQPWSYCLQKWILSNTFLTRNMQVLVYGVWQGSTKNILPFFTASYSEKEKELIKPLDLKGVINFVFVGTLSKGKKPLYAIQLVEGLWQKGYNVSLELYGEGVERDYLEQYISSRGIATFVNLCGNQEKEVIKKIYQKSHFVILPSQSEGWPKAIAEGMFWGCVPVATAVSCVPFMLNYGERGVLLQMSLEKDVREVEAALNNKIDYDAKRKKASEWSQKYTLDIFEAEIKKVLL